One window of the Gambusia affinis linkage group LG01, SWU_Gaff_1.0, whole genome shotgun sequence genome contains the following:
- the LOC122839697 gene encoding uncharacterized protein LOC122839697: protein MDNKDNGQKASDEQSNKDMDQNTVHYVRSVASRSSACSSVSLAAAKARAKAEAAKAKLEFHDKETYIQIEKIKLEASLRALTLQKEVTAANAEAKVFEAVAADIEEGKYSETSERSPVAIQTLKRTEDYVKEQSSYFSQYDYKDEGTHSHPPNTMPKAVNVQQYTVPMPAAVTTQQHAASDEFKSLPIHQPDMTGGHVEQSPNFNSYYGGDTMHNVNVETAVPSSNVNSGNPTFDLARFLARSQVITSGLVKFDDTAEHYQAWRASFISAIEPLGLTPSEEVDLMVKWLGKESGEHAARIRAVNVNRPMDGLKAIWARLDKIYGSPEAIENALFSRLEAFPKIQSRDNHKLQELADLLQELQIAKQSDKLCGLAYLDTARGVRPIVEKLPYPLQERWMSQGSRFKKEYNVSFPPFSFFKEFVCTEAEVRNDPSFKTLSLTCAPQRKEKCAPVRHPVAVNKTNVTQDQISTPVKLTEKIPVNPEKQCPIHNKPHPLSKCRGFVKMTLDERKKLLKEHMICYRCCASTSHMAKNCQAPIKCLECASDRHVSAMHFSRTSAVQSSSQPPPCAEAGRKRQTGNKLKLH, encoded by the coding sequence ATGGACAACAAAGATAATGGACAGAAGGCAAGTGATGAGCAATCAAATAAGGACATGGATCAAAATACAGTGCACTACGTCCGTTCCGTAGCCTCACGGTCATCTGCGTGCTCCTCAGTCAGTTTGGCCGCAGCGAAAGCAAGAGCTAAGGCTGAAGCAGCTAAAGCTAAATTGGAGTTTCATGATAAAGAGACATATATTCAGATTGAGAAGATAAAACTTGAAGCATCACTGCGTGCACTCACTCTACAAAAGGAAGTTACAGCTGCTAATGCTGAAGCAAAAGTATTTGAGGCAGTAGCAGCAGACATAGAAGAAGGAAAATACAGTGAGACATCCGAGCGCAGCCCTGTAGCCATACAAACACTGAAAAGGACAGAAGACTATGTAAAAGAGCAGTCATCTTACTTCAGTCAGTACGACTACAAGGATGAAGGGACTCACTCACACCCACCTAACACTATGCCCAAAGCTGTTAACGTGCAACAATATACAGTACCTATGCCTGCTGCTGTAACCACGCAACAACACGCAGCATCAGATGAATTCAAGTCTCTTCCCATTCATCAGCCAGACATGACAGGAGGGCATGTTGAACAATCCCCCAACTTTAATTCTTACTATGGAGGTGACACAATGCACAATGTTAATGTGGAAACTGCTGTTCCTAGCTCTAATGTAAACTCAGGAAATCCCACATTTGATCTGGCAAGGTTTTTAGCACGCAGCCAAGTCATAACATCTGGTCTGGTCAAATTTGATGACACTGCAGAACATTATCAAGCATGGCGAGCTTCATTCATCAGTGCTATAGAGCCACTAGGGCTGACACCTAGTGAAGAAGTTGATCTGATGGTGAAATGGCTTGGCAAGGAGTCAGGTGAGCATGCGGCCAGAATAAGAGCAGTTAATGTTAACCGGCCTATGGATGGACTAAAAGCAATATGGGCAAGACTGGACAAAATATATGGCTCACCAGAGGCAATTGAAAATGCTCTTTTCTCAAGACTTGAAGCTTTTCCCAAAATCCAATCCCGAgataaccacaaacttcaagaGCTAGCAGATCTTCTACAAGAGCTCCAGATTGCAAAGCAAAGTGACAAGTTGTGTGGTTTGGCCTATTTGGACACGGCTAGAGGTGTCCGGCCAATTGTAGAGAAGCTCCCCTACCCTCTACAGGAACGCTGGATGTCACAAGGttctagatttaaaaaagaatataatGTGTCTTTCCCACCATTCTCCTTCTTCAAAGAATTTGTGTGCACAGAAGCTGAAGTAAGGAATGATCCAAGTTTTAAGACTCTCTCACTCACGTGTGCTCCTCAGAGAAAGGAGAAATGTGCTCCAGTCAGACACCCAGTTGctgtcaataaaacaaatgtcacaCAAGATCAAATAAGCACTCCTGTCAAATTAACAGAGAAAATTCCTGTTAACCCAGAAAAACAATGCCCTATCCATAACAAACCACACCCGTTGAGTAAGTGCAGAGGATTTGTTAAAATGACTCTTGATGAACGCAAAAAACTTCTCAAAGAACACATGATCTGCTATCGCTGCTGTGCTTCTACAAGTCATATGGCCAAAAACTGTCAAGCTCCAATCAAATGTTTGGAATGTGCAAGTGACAGACATGTTAGTGCCATGCATTTCAGTAGAACAAGCGCAGTTCAATCCTCAAGTCAGCCCCCACCGTGTGCAGAGGCGGGGAGgaagagacaaacaggaaataaGCTCAAACTGCACTAA
- the LOC122833761 gene encoding uncharacterized protein LOC122833761 produces MHGPPTVSSMKTYISDSGRPSTFVECENKMKVRDLYTETSDTLSVFSRTIYDHQLAPSIEDKRFLEVMEKGFLQDDSNSWVAPLPFRHPRRKLPNNREYAEKRFASLERNLQKKPEMKRHFFEFMQRLFNNHHAELAPPLEEEKERWYLPTFGVYHPQKPSQIRVVFDSSAQFDGVSLNDVLLQGPDLNNSLLGVLMRFRIGPIGVLADIEQMFHCFVVQEESRDMLRFLWYRDNQPGNEVVEYRMRVHIFGNSPSPAIAIYGLRRAAKEMEQVYGSKTTELVERHFYMDDALLSFTSEAEATKTVEQLQEMLSVSNLRLHKIASNSVNVINHFPAEDRAKDIKDLDLFTDDLPVQRSLGVIWNLMTDTFTFKVPENQKPFTRRGVLSTVNSLFDPLGFLAPITIRGRMILRDITKENIEWDAPLPQSKYEEWKRWQESLSVLKNLHIPRTYITFPVSQAKTIELCVFSDASVQAISAVAYLRVTHDDGHHEVGFIFGKSKLAPQPELTVPRLELCAAVLAVEVAETIMHEVDVKLDAVRYFSDSKVVLGYIHNEKRRFYVFVSNRVQRIRQVSQPNQWRFVPTELNPADCGSRSIGAEELVNTLWLTGPRFLTDTDSTKIGSDEQYLLINPDDDTEVRVNATNAVTESSTHKLFSSCFEHFSNWKSLLKAVARLIHIAQSFSNKNSNSCRGWHYCNNISSSEMDKAERLIIHTVQQQCFSQDISAVRKVQSLSKNSPILRLNPFIDNEGLLRVGRLQHSMLQRNESNPVIIPNKHHIATLLVRHHHERVKHQGRHLTEGAVRTSGLWLVGGKRLISTIIHKCVFCRKLRGLSEQQLMSDLPEERLKVDPPFSYVGLDVFGPWEIVTKRTRGGQINNKRWAVLFTCMSTRAIHIEVVETMTASSFINALRRFFSLRGPAKQLRSDRGTNFIGACNELKLSPQDANNVIKDYLTEQRCTWEFNPPHASHMGGIWERMIGVSRRILDALLLDVKRPQLTHEVLVTFMAEVTAIVNARPLVPISTDPEAPLVLTPAMLLTQKTGAPPPVPDNLTEKDVFKSQWKRVQILANNFWTRWRKEYLCTLQGRQKWLVKKTNLKEGDVVLLKDSTAKRNEWPMGLVVKTYPSKDGLVRKVDVKVARHQGVKTFSRPISELVLLLTPSNVDI; encoded by the coding sequence ATGCATGGGCCTCCAACAGTGAGCAGCATGAAGACATACATATCTGACAGTGGCAGACCTTCTACATTTGTAGAGtgtgagaacaaaatgaaagtaagAGACTTGTACACAGAAACATCAGACAcactttcagtgttttcaagAACAATTTATGATCACCAGTTAGCTCCCTCTATTGAAGACAAACGCTTCTTGGAAGTAATGGAAAAAGGCTTTCTCCAAGATGATTCAAATAGCTGGGTCGCCCCTCTCCCATTCCGGCATCCTCGTCGCAAGCTACCTAATAACAGAGAATATGCAGAGAAGCGTTTTGCCTCTCTGGAACGCAATCTTcagaaaaaacctgaaatgaaaagacACTTTTTTGAGTTTATGCAAAGGCTATTTAATAATCATCACGCTGAGCTTGCTCCACCACtcgaagaagaaaaggaaaggtgGTACTTACCCACTTTTGGAGTTTATCATCCACAAAAGCCCAGCCAAATACGTGTCGTGTTTGATTCATCTGCACAGTTTGACGGCGTCTCACTGAATGATGTTTTGCTGCAGGGTCCAGACCTAAATAACAGTCTGCTTGGAGTTCTGATGAGATTCAGAATAGGCCCAATCGGAGTTTTAGCAGATATAGAACAGATGTTCCACTGCTTTGTGGTTCAAGAAGAGAGCAGAGACATGCTCAGGTTTTTGTGGTACCGCGACAATCAGCCAGGAAATGAAGTGGTTGAATACCGCATGAGAGTTCACATATTTGGGAACAGCCCATCACCTGCAATCGCCATTTATGGCCTACGGAGGGCAGCAAAGGAAATGGAGCAAGTCTATGGCAGCAAAACAACAGAGCTAGTGGAGAGACATTTTTACATGGACGACGCACTGCTGTCTTTCACATCAGAAGCTGAGGCCACAAAGACAGTAGAGCAGCTTCAAGAAATGCTATCCGTTTCCAACCTGCGACTTCATAAGATAGCGTCAAACAGTGTCAATGTCATCAACCACTTCCCAGCTGAAGACAGAGCCAAGGATATAAAAGATCTGGATCTGTTCACAGATGATCTCCCCGTACAGCGCAGCCTGGGGGTTATCTGGAACCTCATGACAGACACTTTTACATTCAAGGTCCCAGAGAATCAGAAACCATTCACCAGACGTGGTGTGCTGTCTACAGTAAATAGCTTATTCGACCCGTTAGGCTTTCTAGCACCTATCACAATAAGAGGAAGAATGATTCTCAGAGACATTACTAAAGAGAATATTGAGTGGGATGCTCCTCTGCCTCAAAGTAAATATGAAGAGTGGAAACGTTGGCAAGAGTCCCTCTCAGTTTTGAAAAACCTTCATATTCCAAGAACATACATCACATTTCCAGTGAGTCAAGCCAAGACAAttgagctttgtgttttttctgacgCATCAGTACAGGCTATCTCAGCTGTCGCATATTTAAGAGTCACCCATGATGATGGTCATCATGAAGTGGGGTTCATCTTTGGCAAATCAAAACTTGCCCCCCAGCCTGAGCTAACAGTTCCCAGATTAGAGCTCTGTGCAGCTGTCCTAGCAGTAGAAGTTGCGGAAACTATTATGCATGAGGTAGATGTAAAACTGGATGCAGTCAGGTACTTCTCAGATAGCAAGGTAGTCTTAGGCTACATTCACAATGAGAAAAGAAGATTTTACGTTTTTGTCAGTAACAGAGTGCAGCGCATCAGACAAGTGTCTCAGCCTAATCAGTGGAGATTTGTGCCCACCGAACTCAATCCAGCAGATTGTGGCTCGAGATCAATTGGAGCAGAAGAGCTTGTCAACACCCTCTGGTTAACTGGACCAAGATTCCTCACAGACACGGACTCGACAAAGATTGGTTCAGACGAACAATACTTGCTTATCAATCCAGATGATGACACAGAGGTCAGGGTGAATGCCACCAATGCTGTAACAGAGTCATCAACTCACAAACTATTTTCAAGttgctttgaacatttttccaacTGGAAATCTCTCCTGAAAGCGGTTGCCAGACTCATTCACATCGCTCAAAGcttctcaaacaaaaacagcaacagctgTCGAGGTTGGCATTACTGCAACAACATCTCATCTTCAGAAATGGATAAAGCGGAGCGACTGATCATTCACACAGTGCAACAACAGTGCTTCTCACAGGATATCTCGGCAGTGAGGAAAGTCCAAAGTCTATCAAAGAACAGCCCTATTCTCAGACTCAATCCATTCATCGACAATGAGGGGCTCCTAAGAGTAGGACGTTTGCAGCATTCTATGCTACAAAGAAACGAGTCAAATCCAGTCATAATACCCAACAAACACCACATTGCGACTCTGCTAGTGCGTCATCATCACGAGAGAGTGAAACACCAGGGAAGGCATCTAACAGAAGGAGCCGTTCGCACCAGTGGACTGTGGTTGGTTGGAGGTAAGCGGCTCATAAGCACCATCATTCACAAgtgtgtgttttgcagaaaGCTACGTGGACTGTCAGAACAACAGCTTATGTCTGACCTACCTGAAGAAAGGCTCAAAGTGGACCCACCATTCTCATATGTGGGCCTGGATGTCTTTGGCCCATGGGAGATTGTGACAAAACGTACAAGAGGAGGCCAAATAAACAACAAGAGGTGGGCAGTGTTGTTCACATGCATGTCTACCAGGGCCATCCACATTGAGGTTGTGGAAACAATGACTGCCTCAAGCTTCATCAATGCTCTCCGGAGATTCTTTTCACTCCGCGGACCAGCCAAGCAACTAAGGTCTGACAGAGGGACCAACTTTATTGGCGCCTGTAATGAGCTGAAACTATCACCGCAAGATGCCAATAACGTGATCAAAGACTATCTAACAGAACAGAGGTGCACATGGGAATTCAACCCGCCCCATGCATCCCACATGGGTGGGATTTGGGAAAGAATGATTGGGGTTTCTCGTCGCATTCTAGATGCTCTACTCCTAGATGTGAAGCGACCTCAACTCACCCACGAAGTCTTGGTGACCTTCATGGCAGAGGTCACAGCTATCGTTAATGCCAGACCCCTTGTGCCAATTTCCACAGATCCTGAAGCTCCACTGGTCTTAACGCCAGCTATGCTTCTTACTCAGAAAACAGGAGCTCCTCCTCCAGTTCCAGACAACCTGACAGAGAAGGACGTCTTCAAGAGCCAATGGAAGAGAGTTCAGATACTAGCCAACAACTTTTGGACAAGATGGCGGAAAGAATATCTCTGCACCCTTCAAGGTCGTCAAAAGTGGCtcgtaaagaaaacaaatctcaaGGAAGGAGATGTTGTCCTCCTGAAGGATTCCACTGCAAAGCGCAATGAGTGGCCCATGGGACTTGTTGTTAAGACATACCCCAGCAAGGATGGACTTGTGAGAAAAGTGGATGTTAAAGTTGCAAGACATCAGGGTGTAAAGACATTCAGCCGACCAATCTCAGAATTGGTTCTTTTGTTGACACCTAGTAATGTGGACATTTGA